In Streptomyces qaidamensis, one DNA window encodes the following:
- the sigE gene encoding RNA polymerase sigma factor SigE — MLRRFLGSAGRPTSVNDTAADHSHAADFAQTATFTTDADGQAWTPPTWEEIVSTHSGRVYRLAYRLTGNQHDAEDLTQEVFVRVFRSLSTYTPGTFEGWLHRITTNLFLDMVRRKQRIRFDSLGEDAAERLPSKEPTPQQVFNDAHFDADVQQALDTLAPEFRAAVVLCDIEGLSYEEIAATLGVKLGTVRSRIHRGRSQLRKALAHRSPEARAERRSFVPRVPALGGGGASA; from the coding sequence GTGCTCCGGCGCTTCCTCGGATCGGCGGGCAGGCCGACATCTGTGAACGACACCGCTGCTGACCACAGTCACGCCGCTGACTTCGCCCAGACCGCGACCTTCACCACCGACGCGGACGGGCAGGCGTGGACTCCGCCCACGTGGGAGGAGATCGTCAGCACGCACAGCGGCCGGGTCTACCGGCTCGCCTACCGTCTGACCGGCAACCAGCACGACGCGGAGGACCTCACGCAGGAGGTCTTCGTCCGCGTCTTCCGCTCCCTGTCGACGTACACGCCGGGCACCTTCGAGGGCTGGCTGCACCGCATCACCACGAACCTCTTCCTGGACATGGTCCGCCGCAAGCAGCGCATCCGCTTCGACTCGCTCGGCGAGGACGCGGCCGAGCGGCTGCCCAGCAAGGAGCCCACGCCGCAGCAGGTCTTCAACGACGCGCACTTCGACGCGGACGTCCAGCAGGCTCTCGACACCCTCGCCCCGGAGTTCCGTGCCGCGGTCGTCCTGTGCGACATCGAAGGTCTGTCGTACGAGGAGATCGCAGCGACCCTCGGCGTCAAGCTCGGCACGGTCCGCTCGCGGATCCACCGTGGCCGCTCCCAGCTGCGCAAGGCCCTTGCGCACCGCTCGCCGGAGGCGCGTGCCGAGCGCCGCTCCTTCGTGCCCCGTGTACCCGCCCTGGGAGGAGGGGGCGCGAGCGCGTGA